A portion of the Chryseobacterium tructae genome contains these proteins:
- a CDS encoding glycerophosphodiester phosphodiesterase family protein, which produces MKNFILGLAVLSTVLMKAQTQIIAHRGYFQAQPPTTENSIKSLENAQNLKVYGSEFDVRMTKDGVLVINHDEHHGKMEISETSFKELEALKLSNGEKFPTLKDYLKQGKKDKSLKLIVEIKPAKTPEIENEITQKTIKMIKDMKLESQSEFISFSLNICKEIKKLAPAFKVQYLNGELSPEQIKKEGLDGMDYHYSIFQKNPTWIAEAKALGLITNSWTVNDVAIYDELKKQGIGFVTTNIPEQLKNK; this is translated from the coding sequence ATGAAAAATTTTATCTTAGGGTTAGCAGTTTTAAGTACAGTTTTGATGAAAGCACAAACTCAGATTATCGCACATAGAGGATATTTTCAGGCTCAACCGCCTACAACTGAAAATTCGATTAAATCATTGGAGAATGCTCAGAATTTGAAGGTTTATGGATCTGAATTCGATGTGAGAATGACAAAAGATGGTGTATTGGTGATTAACCATGACGAGCACCACGGTAAAATGGAAATCTCTGAAACATCATTTAAAGAATTGGAAGCTTTAAAATTATCAAATGGAGAGAAATTTCCTACACTGAAAGATTATTTAAAGCAAGGGAAAAAAGATAAATCTCTAAAGCTGATTGTAGAAATAAAACCAGCTAAAACTCCTGAAATCGAAAATGAAATCACCCAGAAGACCATCAAGATGATTAAGGATATGAAACTGGAATCCCAAAGTGAATTCATTTCTTTCAGCCTGAATATCTGTAAAGAGATCAAAAAACTGGCACCAGCATTTAAAGTACAATATCTGAACGGAGAATTATCACCTGAGCAGATCAAAAAAGAAGGATTAGATGGGATGGATTATCACTACAGTATTTTCCAGAAAAATCCAACATGGATTGCTGAAGCAAAAGCTTTAGGACTTATTACCAATTCATGGACGGTGAATGATGTGGCAATATATGATGAATTAAAAAAGCAGGGAATTGGCTTTGTCACAACAAACATTCCTGAGCAGCTGAAAAATAAATAA
- a CDS encoding DUF2945 domain-containing protein: protein MDTEFKIGDKVSWNSEAGKVSGTIIRIHTKDFNYKGYTHHATESSPQYEIKSDKSEHIAAHKGSALTKIS from the coding sequence ATGGATACAGAGTTCAAAATAGGAGATAAAGTGAGCTGGAACTCAGAAGCGGGGAAAGTATCCGGAACCATCATCAGAATTCATACAAAAGACTTTAATTATAAAGGATATACTCATCATGCTACAGAAAGCAGTCCACAATATGAAATTAAAAGTGATAAATCGGAGCATATTGCCGCTCATAAAGGATCTGCACTTACAAAAATAAGTTAG
- a CDS encoding TonB-dependent receptor — protein sequence MKKVKIVLGLLFLGFGTIAYAQTTQASIVGKVTGPGSSAQEKVKVTIVNESTGFRTETETNSKGEYIFKEIPLGGPYTVIVNDDKREGYNVNFGDQVTVNMDLGNEKHIEEVKITGNLKNKIGNLGAATAISAKNIGILPVNGRNFTNLTELSPLSGKGGNLSGQLGSSTNFTIDGMTAKNPTSAGSTTSRSGAPFSISIEAVREFKITTNQYDVTLGRSGGGTVSAVTKSGTNKFSGSAWEYLRANWLSSPYDIRGNKRQNDFSTSQFGFSLGGPIIKNKLHFFAAWDHQLDSRPLIIADIRSKDDEKRFNTTTETLNKFLDIARSKYGVGNTPQFGSFDKVRNSDAAFLRLDWQINEKHLLTLRNNFTYDLNKNGLGDNTSINFFESYGNDKNLDNSLLLTLRSNLKPNLTNELKAQYLYTFQNSYQNDELGRPVPRAIVEGVASSAGSTNIQIGGHRFAQESFRNNVFQIVDNLYYNTDKVKYTFGADLMYTTSKSVYGSEVNGRFHFKDDPDKKISSLDNFDNLKPYRFYREVPLMDDPSVRSNIWNIGVYGQFQTKIAKGLDLMAGLRLDYGGYPKAELNQKLLDEMGIRTDNKIKSFVIQPRFQFEWNINEQNKDFLKFGAGVFSSDINNYMIINNLVFDGKHLATVDVDPAVAGLTPDFNSYRNNYGSVPTLTKDQVPTINYTGKDAKIPIVYKANISYTHFFNDRFRAGLAAYMALGRNNYYYYDRNMVANPFFTLDNEGGRGVYVPTSAIDGAKIDWKKGRINNNFGRVLELVSDGKVNQFSFVVDTSYRYWKDGEITASYTWSDIKDNTSYNGNVANSATLSTMVQGDPRDLRMTYSDNQFRNKVVIYGNSPTIAGFTLGIRYSGIGGTRFSMTAGGNINGDFVDSNDLAYIFPNIAQSILDDPNVGKALKDYVSEYNGKIAERNGGKNGFYGVWDLRIAKKIKFDKVGAFELSVDIFNVANLLNKEWGVNESYGNTSMYRIKSFDPVTKRFEYTKNVSGNGLAPLSGNPYQIQIGAKYSF from the coding sequence TAAATGATGATAAAAGAGAAGGCTACAATGTAAATTTCGGAGATCAGGTAACGGTGAACATGGATTTGGGTAATGAAAAACATATTGAAGAAGTAAAGATTACCGGAAACCTGAAAAACAAAATCGGAAACCTGGGAGCCGCAACAGCTATTTCTGCGAAGAACATCGGTATCTTACCAGTAAACGGAAGAAACTTTACTAATCTTACAGAGCTATCCCCCTTAAGTGGCAAAGGTGGAAACCTTTCCGGACAACTGGGGTCTTCTACCAACTTTACCATTGACGGGATGACAGCTAAAAACCCAACATCTGCAGGATCTACAACCAGCCGAAGTGGTGCGCCTTTTTCTATCTCAATTGAAGCTGTACGTGAATTTAAAATTACCACCAACCAATATGATGTGACACTGGGGAGAAGTGGTGGTGGTACAGTAAGTGCTGTTACCAAATCAGGAACCAATAAATTTTCCGGAAGTGCCTGGGAATACTTAAGAGCTAATTGGCTTTCTAGTCCTTATGACATCAGAGGAAATAAAAGACAGAATGATTTTTCTACTTCCCAGTTCGGATTCTCTTTAGGGGGACCAATCATCAAAAATAAACTTCACTTCTTTGCAGCATGGGATCACCAGCTGGATTCAAGACCTTTGATTATTGCAGATATCAGGTCTAAAGATGATGAAAAAAGATTCAATACCACCACTGAAACGCTTAATAAATTTTTAGACATTGCAAGATCTAAATATGGAGTAGGAAACACTCCACAGTTCGGAAGCTTTGATAAAGTAAGAAACTCTGATGCTGCATTTCTACGTTTAGACTGGCAGATTAATGAGAAACATTTGTTGACTTTAAGAAACAATTTTACTTACGATCTGAATAAAAATGGACTTGGTGATAACACCAGTATCAATTTTTTTGAATCATACGGAAATGATAAAAACCTTGACAACAGCTTGTTATTGACTTTAAGATCAAACTTAAAGCCTAATTTAACGAATGAATTGAAAGCACAGTATTTATATACTTTCCAGAATAGTTATCAAAATGATGAATTAGGAAGACCTGTACCAAGAGCTATTGTTGAAGGAGTAGCATCAAGTGCCGGGTCTACGAATATCCAAATCGGTGGACATCGTTTTGCTCAGGAAAGCTTTAGAAATAATGTATTCCAGATTGTAGATAATTTATACTACAACACAGATAAAGTAAAATATACCTTCGGTGCAGATTTGATGTATACCACTTCGAAATCTGTTTACGGAAGTGAGGTCAACGGAAGATTCCACTTTAAAGATGATCCGGATAAAAAAATAAGCAGTCTTGATAATTTTGATAATCTTAAGCCTTACAGGTTTTATAGAGAAGTACCTTTAATGGATGATCCGTCTGTAAGATCTAATATCTGGAATATTGGTGTCTATGGACAATTCCAGACTAAAATTGCAAAAGGCTTAGATTTGATGGCTGGTCTGAGATTAGATTATGGAGGATATCCAAAAGCAGAACTCAATCAGAAATTGCTTGATGAAATGGGGATCAGAACGGATAATAAGATCAAATCTTTCGTCATTCAGCCAAGATTCCAGTTTGAATGGAATATCAACGAACAAAATAAAGACTTCCTGAAGTTTGGAGCAGGGGTATTCTCTTCAGATATCAACAATTATATGATTATCAATAATCTGGTATTTGACGGAAAGCACTTGGCAACAGTAGATGTAGATCCTGCAGTTGCTGGGCTGACACCGGATTTCAATAGCTATAGGAATAATTACGGATCAGTTCCTACACTTACTAAGGATCAGGTTCCAACCATCAACTATACCGGTAAAGATGCTAAAATCCCAATCGTTTACAAAGCGAATATCTCTTATACCCACTTCTTTAATGATAGATTCAGAGCAGGATTGGCAGCCTATATGGCCTTGGGTAGAAATAACTATTATTACTATGACAGAAATATGGTTGCGAACCCATTCTTTACATTGGATAATGAAGGGGGAAGAGGAGTGTATGTTCCTACCTCTGCAATAGACGGCGCAAAAATTGACTGGAAAAAAGGAAGAATCAATAATAATTTCGGAAGAGTATTGGAGCTGGTAAGTGATGGTAAAGTCAATCAGTTTTCATTTGTAGTAGATACCAGTTACCGTTATTGGAAAGATGGAGAAATTACTGCAAGTTATACCTGGTCTGATATTAAAGACAATACTTCATACAACGGAAATGTAGCGAATTCAGCCACATTATCTACAATGGTTCAAGGAGATCCGAGAGATTTGAGAATGACATATTCTGATAACCAGTTCCGTAATAAGGTGGTTATCTATGGTAACTCACCTACTATTGCTGGATTTACACTCGGAATCAGATATTCTGGAATCGGTGGAACGCGTTTCTCTATGACGGCAGGAGGAAACATTAACGGAGATTTTGTGGATAGCAATGACCTTGCGTATATCTTCCCGAATATAGCCCAATCTATCCTGGATGATCCTAATGTAGGAAAAGCATTGAAAGATTATGTGAGTGAATACAATGGTAAAATTGCAGAACGTAACGGTGGTAAGAATGGATTTTATGGAGTTTGGGATTTGCGTATCGCGAAGAAAATAAAATTTGATAAAGTAGGTGCATTTGAACTTTCAGTTGATATCTTCAACGTAGCCAACCTGCTTAATAAGGAATGGGGCGTGAATGAGTCCTATGGAAATACCTCTATGTATAGAATCAAAAGTTTTGATCCGGTTACCAAAAGATTTGAATATACAAAAAATGTGAGTGGTAACGGATTAGCACCTCTGTCCGGAAATCCATATCAGATTCAGATTGGAGCAAAGTATAGTTTTTAA